One stretch of Janibacter limosus DNA includes these proteins:
- a CDS encoding endonuclease/exonuclease/phosphatase family protein, with product MTTDGARTRWGTAAARASLAVLVLCVLAVVLMHVKGGRTSLGVVLAGGLPVILLVAVVAALLPWRHHRWWRLALVAGLLTSQVSLLDHLVADDRQVPPDSPTITVATLNTAWAGPTDAELVDLAEGADVLALQEWAPDRTEGLGRALGPQWRLADSDHDDYIGADVDVWVRAPWRVVASEPLAGRQPGSVLRLRSGDTEVSVIGTRLQNPAFFAAERWGEGLDSLRTATQGTDGPVVVLGDLNAPPSAVAFHDFVRRSGVRDCTTQLGAGFPGTWGRTRGAGFAPVPIDHVLTRDATCTDLVVTRERGSDHRALTATVALD from the coding sequence ATGACGACTGACGGGGCGAGGACACGCTGGGGGACGGCGGCGGCACGGGCCAGCCTGGCCGTCCTCGTCCTGTGCGTGCTCGCGGTCGTCCTCATGCACGTCAAGGGCGGACGCACCAGCCTCGGGGTGGTCCTCGCGGGTGGCCTGCCCGTGATCCTCCTCGTGGCGGTGGTCGCGGCCCTGCTGCCGTGGCGGCATCACCGGTGGTGGCGGCTGGCGCTCGTCGCCGGCCTCTTGACCAGTCAGGTGTCACTGCTCGACCACCTGGTCGCCGATGACCGTCAGGTACCGCCGGACTCCCCCACGATCACCGTCGCGACACTCAACACCGCGTGGGCCGGCCCGACCGACGCGGAGCTCGTGGACCTGGCGGAGGGCGCCGACGTGCTCGCGCTCCAGGAGTGGGCGCCGGACCGCACCGAGGGCCTGGGCCGGGCGCTCGGTCCGCAGTGGCGGCTGGCCGACAGCGACCACGACGACTACATCGGCGCCGATGTCGACGTATGGGTCCGCGCTCCCTGGCGGGTGGTCGCGAGCGAGCCGCTCGCCGGCCGACAGCCGGGAAGCGTCCTGCGGCTGCGCTCAGGTGACACCGAGGTGAGCGTCATCGGCACCCGCCTGCAGAACCCGGCCTTCTTCGCAGCCGAGCGGTGGGGAGAGGGGCTGGACTCCCTTCGCACCGCCACGCAGGGGACCGACGGTCCGGTCGTCGTGCTCGGCGACCTCAACGCCCCGCCGAGCGCGGTCGCCTTCCACGACTTCGTGCGCCGCAGTGGCGTGCGCGACTGCACCACCCAGCTGGGCGCGGGTTTCCCCGGGACCTGGGGGCGCACGCGGGGCGCCGGCTTTGCCCCCGTGCCCATCGACCACGTCCTGACCCGTGACGCGACCTGCACCGATCTCGTCGTCACCCGCGAGCGCGGCAGCGACCACCGTGCCCTCACGGCGACGGTGGCGCTGGACTGA
- the dcd gene encoding dCTP deaminase: MLLSDRDIRAEIDGGRVALEPWDPAMVQPSSVDVRMDKYFRLFDNHKYPVIDPAADQPDLTRLIEVEPDEGFVLHPGEFVLGSTLETVTLPDDLAARVEGKSSLGRLGLLTHATAGFVDPGFSGHVTLELSNVATLPIRLWPGMKIGQLCFFRLSSPAEHPYGSAAYGSHYQGQRGPTASRSFANFHRSDV; encoded by the coding sequence ATGTTGCTCTCCGACAGGGACATCCGCGCCGAGATCGACGGTGGACGGGTCGCGCTCGAGCCGTGGGACCCGGCGATGGTCCAGCCCAGCAGCGTCGACGTGCGCATGGACAAGTACTTCCGCCTCTTCGACAACCACAAGTACCCCGTCATCGACCCCGCGGCCGACCAGCCCGACCTCACCCGGCTCATCGAGGTCGAGCCGGACGAGGGCTTCGTGCTGCACCCGGGGGAGTTCGTCCTGGGCTCCACCCTCGAGACGGTCACGCTGCCTGACGACCTGGCTGCGCGCGTCGAGGGCAAGTCCTCGCTCGGCCGCCTCGGGCTGCTGACCCATGCCACGGCCGGCTTCGTCGACCCCGGCTTCTCCGGCCACGTGACGCTCGAGCTGAGCAATGTCGCGACCCTGCCGATCCGCCTGTGGCCCGGCATGAAGATCGGCCAGCTGTGCTTCTTCCGGTTGTCCTCCCCGGCCGAGCACCCCTACGGGTCGGCCGCCTACGGGTCGCACTACCAGGGGCAGCGCGGGCCGACGGCGAGCCGGTCCTTCGCCAACTTCCATCGGAGCGACGTCTGA
- a CDS encoding TetR/AcrR family transcriptional regulator: protein MGTSTSRRERILDAAEAQFAGGGFAATGTTAIADGAGVPKGLVFYYFPRKVDILRALLAERLPSHPLCEPVEVARPGDPVASLVALARTLGLGRHESIVLRTIIWRESGTHPEVREHLTALRDSIIELTERVLDVAIEHTIDPVMRRQAAQTFVAVVMDEANAQRFDGAGPDVAGAARIIGDALASETT, encoded by the coding sequence ATGGGCACCTCGACCTCGCGTCGTGAACGCATCCTCGACGCAGCCGAGGCGCAGTTCGCCGGTGGTGGCTTTGCCGCCACCGGCACCACCGCGATCGCCGACGGGGCCGGCGTGCCCAAGGGGCTGGTCTTCTACTACTTCCCCCGCAAGGTCGACATCCTGCGCGCGCTCCTGGCCGAGCGGCTCCCTTCGCACCCTCTGTGCGAGCCGGTCGAGGTGGCCAGGCCCGGCGATCCTGTCGCCTCGCTCGTCGCGCTCGCCCGCACGCTCGGACTGGGGCGGCACGAGTCGATCGTCCTGCGCACGATCATCTGGCGTGAGTCCGGCACCCACCCCGAGGTTCGTGAGCACCTCACGGCCCTGCGCGACAGCATCATCGAGCTCACCGAGCGCGTCCTCGACGTCGCGATCGAGCACACGATCGACCCGGTCATGCGCCGTCAGGCGGCCCAGACCTTCGTCGCCGTGGTGATGGACGAGGCCAACGCGCAGCGCTTCGACGGCGCCGGTCCCGATGTCGCCGGAGCGGCGCGGATCATCGGCGACGCCCTGGCATCCGAGACGACCTGA
- a CDS encoding low temperature requirement protein A, producing the protein MSTPLELLFDLVFAIWWAWLNYTWFASAYAVDDVLFRLLTFVIMGGALTLAAGVPGFFADGQSGVLVAGYAIMRVGMAALWLRAARHDPQRRSIALTYAVGILLVQLLWIARLLVVDPTWVVVTFLVGVVLELSVPFVAERRAHTPFHPEHVAERYGLLTIIVLGEVVLATVLATQTALAGGGGGEGRSPGLVLLVVGAFLVVLSLWWLYFRREHVDLVEHRHGVWVFGYSHYLVYASVAAVGAALAAAVEVATHDAHVSAQAVGWLLAGAIVVYLLTLGGLHLLGGDPVARCLAPGLVVAVLVLAVAAVGPAMSVEVLLMGVALVVGVALHHVLDQRAARGT; encoded by the coding sequence GTGTCCACGCCACTGGAGCTGCTCTTCGACCTGGTCTTCGCGATCTGGTGGGCCTGGCTGAACTACACGTGGTTCGCCTCCGCCTACGCAGTCGACGACGTGCTCTTCCGTCTGCTGACCTTCGTCATCATGGGTGGCGCACTGACCCTCGCGGCCGGGGTGCCCGGCTTCTTCGCCGACGGGCAGTCCGGCGTCCTCGTGGCGGGCTACGCGATCATGCGGGTCGGGATGGCTGCGCTGTGGCTGAGGGCCGCCCGGCACGACCCGCAGCGGCGATCGATCGCCCTGACCTACGCGGTGGGCATCCTGCTCGTCCAGCTGCTGTGGATCGCTCGGCTCCTCGTCGTCGACCCCACCTGGGTGGTCGTCACCTTCCTGGTCGGGGTGGTGCTGGAGCTGTCCGTCCCCTTCGTGGCGGAGCGCCGGGCACACACCCCCTTCCACCCCGAGCACGTCGCCGAGCGGTACGGGCTGCTGACGATCATCGTCCTCGGCGAGGTCGTGCTCGCCACGGTCCTCGCGACCCAGACGGCGCTGGCCGGCGGTGGTGGTGGGGAGGGTCGCTCGCCCGGCCTGGTGCTGCTCGTCGTCGGCGCCTTCCTCGTGGTCCTCTCGCTGTGGTGGCTCTACTTCCGCCGGGAGCACGTGGACCTCGTCGAGCACCGGCACGGGGTGTGGGTCTTCGGCTACTCCCACTACCTCGTCTACGCGTCCGTCGCGGCCGTCGGCGCGGCGCTGGCCGCCGCTGTCGAGGTGGCGACGCACGACGCGCACGTCTCCGCCCAGGCGGTCGGGTGGCTGCTCGCCGGTGCGATCGTCGTGTACCTGCTCACCCTCGGCGGCCTGCACCTGCTCGGCGGTGACCCGGTGGCCCGCTGCCTGGCGCCCGGTCTGGTCGTCGCCGTGCTGGTGCTCGCTGTCGCGGCGGTCGGCCCGGCGATGAGCGTCGAGGTCCTGCTGATGGGGGTCGCCCTCGTCGTCGGCGTGGCCCTGCACCACGTGCTGGACCAGCGGGCTGCGCGAGGGACGTGA
- a CDS encoding ABC transporter permease, with protein MSWILDHLDDILSLTLRHTWLAGVPLVIGLLISLPLGWLANRHRRLRGAVIVGAGLLYTVPSLALFVLMPLVLGTGILDPLNVVVAMTIYTIALLVRSVVDGLGSVPEEVARSATAMGYTPVRRFFGVDLPLAVPVIAAGLRVAAVSNVSIVSIASLIGVNQLGDLLVDGYNRAISGELAAGILGCVLLALVLDVAIRGLERALTPWRRADRGGAA; from the coding sequence ATGAGCTGGATCCTCGATCACCTCGACGACATCCTGTCGCTGACCCTGCGGCACACGTGGTTGGCCGGCGTGCCCCTCGTCATCGGGCTGCTCATCTCCCTTCCTCTCGGGTGGTTGGCCAACCGGCACCGCCGGCTGCGCGGTGCCGTCATCGTCGGGGCCGGCCTGCTCTACACGGTGCCCTCCCTGGCCCTCTTCGTCCTCATGCCCCTCGTGCTCGGTACGGGCATCCTCGACCCGCTCAACGTCGTCGTCGCGATGACGATCTACACGATCGCGCTGCTCGTGCGCTCGGTCGTCGACGGGCTCGGCTCGGTGCCCGAGGAGGTCGCCCGATCCGCGACGGCCATGGGCTACACGCCCGTGCGCCGGTTCTTCGGCGTCGACCTGCCGCTGGCGGTCCCCGTCATCGCCGCCGGCCTGCGGGTGGCCGCCGTCAGCAATGTCTCGATCGTCTCCATCGCCTCCCTCATCGGCGTCAACCAGCTCGGTGACCTGCTCGTCGACGGGTACAACCGGGCCATCTCCGGCGAGCTCGCCGCCGGGATCCTCGGCTGCGTCCTGCTCGCGCTCGTCCTCGACGTCGCGATCCGGGGACTGGAGCGAGCGCTGACCCCGTGGCGGCGTGCGGACCGGGGAGGCGCAGCATGA
- a CDS encoding ABC transporter substrate-binding protein, translating to MSSTTNSRRRLRTAALALTMAGALGLSACGGGGDPLSSSSSSEGGGGASGDVVVGSADFSESVLLANIYVGALKADGIKASAKTGIGSREVYLKALDEGSVDVMPEYTGGLALYYDKNFSETDPDKTYAALKDLLPKGTSVLEKSAAEDKDSIVVTKETAQSKDLKTMEDLSKVAGEMTLGAPSEFKTRSQGIPGMKKTYGIEFKSFRPLKPGQATNGALKNGQIQAANIFSTDPAIAENGFVVLDDTKKLFGSQNVVPLVRDDAKDQVAKTLDEVSAKLTTDKLQQMLGRTDIDKDDPDKVAADFLKEEGLD from the coding sequence ATGAGCTCGACCACCAACTCCCGTCGACGCCTGCGCACCGCTGCGCTCGCACTCACCATGGCCGGCGCGCTCGGTCTGTCCGCCTGTGGCGGGGGCGGTGACCCGCTCTCCAGCTCCTCCTCGAGCGAAGGGGGTGGCGGCGCCTCTGGCGACGTCGTCGTCGGCTCCGCCGACTTCTCGGAGTCGGTCCTGCTGGCCAACATCTATGTCGGTGCGCTCAAGGCCGACGGGATCAAGGCGTCGGCCAAGACCGGCATCGGTTCCCGCGAGGTCTACCTCAAGGCCCTCGACGAGGGGTCGGTCGACGTCATGCCCGAGTACACCGGCGGACTGGCGCTCTACTACGACAAGAACTTCTCCGAGACGGACCCGGACAAGACGTACGCGGCGCTGAAGGACCTGCTGCCCAAGGGGACCAGCGTCCTGGAGAAGTCGGCCGCCGAGGACAAGGACTCGATCGTCGTCACCAAGGAGACGGCTCAGTCCAAGGACCTGAAGACGATGGAGGACCTCAGCAAGGTCGCCGGTGAGATGACGCTGGGCGCGCCGTCGGAGTTCAAGACGCGCTCGCAGGGCATCCCGGGGATGAAGAAGACCTACGGCATCGAGTTCAAGAGCTTCCGCCCGCTCAAGCCGGGTCAGGCCACCAACGGTGCGCTGAAGAACGGTCAGATCCAGGCCGCCAACATCTTCAGCACCGACCCGGCGATCGCGGAGAACGGCTTCGTGGTCCTCGACGACACCAAGAAGCTCTTCGGCAGCCAGAACGTCGTCCCGCTCGTGCGCGACGACGCCAAGGACCAGGTGGCCAAGACCCTCGACGAGGTCTCGGCCAAGCTCACCACCGACAAGCTGCAGCAGATGCTGGGGCGCACCGACATCGACAAGGACGACCCGGACAAGGTGGCCGCGGACTTCCTCAAGGAGGAGGGGCTCGACTGA
- a CDS encoding ABC transporter ATP-binding protein: MIRLDGVTKQYPDGTVAVDDLSLTAPDRAITVLVGPSGCGKTTTLRMINRMIEPTSGSVTIDGQDVLAMDAAQLRRGIGYVIQHGGLFPHHTVERNVAAVPLLLGTAKREAISRARELLELVGLDPALGRRYPSQLSGGQQQRVGVARALAADPPVMLMDEPFSAVDPVVREQLQDEFLRLQGELGKTIVMVTHDIDEAIKLGDHVAVLQVGGRIAQLARPAELLAHPADNFVADFLGRDRGYRALGFDSASVPLHDEPTIPLGATVAEAAARAGSDGWVLVVDDRRHPQGWARPTDLPGEGSIDERSLALGGTLARVGGPLRVALDAALSSPSRRGVVVDGDGALAGTCRATEVLSVIEARERPSDPGEHSAHAVH, from the coding sequence ATGATTCGGCTCGACGGCGTCACCAAGCAATACCCCGACGGCACGGTTGCCGTCGACGACCTGAGCCTCACGGCGCCGGACCGAGCCATCACGGTGCTCGTCGGGCCCTCCGGCTGCGGCAAGACGACCACCCTGCGGATGATCAACCGGATGATCGAGCCGACCTCGGGCTCGGTGACGATCGATGGCCAGGACGTCCTCGCCATGGACGCCGCGCAGCTGCGCCGCGGGATCGGCTACGTCATCCAGCACGGCGGTCTCTTCCCGCACCACACCGTCGAGCGCAATGTCGCGGCCGTGCCCCTCCTGCTCGGTACCGCCAAGAGGGAGGCGATCAGCCGTGCCCGCGAGCTGCTCGAGCTGGTCGGCCTCGACCCCGCCCTCGGTCGGCGCTACCCCAGCCAGCTCTCCGGGGGACAGCAGCAGCGGGTCGGGGTCGCCCGGGCGCTCGCGGCCGATCCGCCGGTGATGCTCATGGACGAGCCCTTCTCCGCCGTCGACCCGGTCGTGCGCGAGCAGCTGCAGGACGAGTTCCTGCGCCTGCAGGGCGAGCTGGGCAAGACGATCGTCATGGTCACGCACGACATCGACGAGGCGATCAAGCTCGGTGACCACGTCGCCGTGCTGCAGGTCGGGGGGCGCATCGCCCAGCTGGCCCGGCCGGCCGAGCTGCTCGCGCACCCCGCCGACAACTTCGTCGCCGACTTCCTCGGTCGTGACCGCGGCTACCGCGCGCTCGGCTTCGACAGCGCCAGCGTCCCGCTGCACGACGAGCCGACGATCCCGCTGGGCGCGACGGTCGCCGAGGCGGCCGCACGCGCGGGCAGCGACGGGTGGGTCCTCGTGGTCGACGACCGCCGTCACCCCCAGGGGTGGGCGCGTCCCACGGACCTGCCGGGCGAAGGGAGCATCGACGAGCGCTCGTTGGCGCTCGGCGGCACCCTCGCCCGCGTGGGCGGACCGCTGCGGGTGGCCCTGGACGCGGCGCTGTCCTCCCCGAGCCGGCGGGGAGTGGTCGTCGACGGCGACGGCGCCCTCGCGGGCACCTGCCGGGCGACCGAGGTCCTGTCCGTGATCGAGGCCCGGGAGCGGCCGAGCGACCCCGGCGAGCACTCCGCGCACGCGGTCCACTGA
- a CDS encoding DoxX family protein has translation MDVIVLIARILFAAIFIASGIGHLTQSDAMAGYAKSVGVPAAKLSVIVSGVLMLVGALSVILGVWGDLGALLILVAVAPIAFLMHKFWAAEGEARMNEQVQFNKTLSLAGGALALFALFAMVPELGLTVTGPLF, from the coding sequence ATGGACGTCATCGTCCTCATCGCCCGCATCCTCTTCGCCGCGATCTTCATCGCGTCCGGCATCGGTCACCTGACCCAGAGCGACGCCATGGCGGGCTACGCCAAGTCCGTCGGTGTCCCGGCGGCCAAGCTGAGCGTCATCGTCTCGGGCGTCCTCATGCTCGTCGGCGCGCTGTCCGTCATCCTCGGCGTGTGGGGCGACCTCGGTGCCCTGCTGATCCTCGTCGCCGTCGCGCCGATCGCCTTCCTGATGCACAAGTTCTGGGCGGCAGAGGGCGAGGCCCGTATGAACGAGCAGGTCCAGTTCAACAAGACCCTGTCGCTGGCGGGTGGGGCGCTCGCGCTCTTCGCGCTCTTCGCGATGGTCCCCGAGCTCGGCCTCACCGTCACGGGCCCGCTCTTCTGA
- a CDS encoding ABC transporter permease: protein MIGSILDWLTSSASWSGNDGILVRLLEHVGYTLLVLVIAALIAIPLGLWIGHTGRGRWMVTAANALRAVPTLGLLFALTLVLLPLLPGDAAFLVPSVIVLVLLAVPAILSGTYAGVEAVSPAARDAARGIGMTGSQVLWKVELPIALPLLISGLRAAVLQVVATATVAAYVGLGGLGRFLIDGLATQDYASTAGGALLVAVLALVLDAPFALLERLVVSPGLTGRSRSLRPSEPNRTAPAGGTP, encoded by the coding sequence ATGATCGGCTCCATCCTCGACTGGCTGACGAGCAGCGCGTCCTGGTCGGGCAACGACGGCATCCTCGTCCGGCTGCTGGAGCACGTCGGCTATACGCTCCTCGTCCTGGTCATCGCGGCGCTCATCGCCATCCCGCTGGGCTTGTGGATCGGTCACACCGGTCGGGGCCGGTGGATGGTCACGGCCGCCAACGCACTGCGCGCGGTGCCGACCCTCGGGCTGCTCTTCGCCCTGACCCTCGTGCTGCTGCCGCTGCTCCCGGGTGACGCGGCCTTCCTCGTCCCCAGCGTCATCGTCCTCGTCCTGCTCGCCGTCCCGGCGATCCTCTCGGGGACCTATGCGGGCGTCGAGGCCGTCTCGCCGGCCGCGCGCGACGCCGCTCGCGGGATCGGCATGACGGGCAGCCAGGTGCTGTGGAAGGTCGAGCTGCCCATCGCCCTGCCGCTCCTCATCTCCGGGTTGCGCGCCGCCGTCCTGCAGGTGGTCGCCACCGCGACCGTCGCTGCCTATGTCGGGCTCGGTGGTCTCGGGAGGTTCCTCATCGACGGGCTGGCGACGCAGGACTACGCGAGCACCGCCGGTGGCGCGCTCCTCGTGGCCGTCCTCGCGCTGGTGCTGGACGCTCCCTTCGCCCTGCTCGAGCGTCTCGTGGTCTCCCCGGGACTTACCGGCCGCTCCCGCTCCCTTCGTCCGTCCGAACCCAACCGCACCGCTCCCGCTGGAGGAACCCCATGA
- a CDS encoding SPW repeat protein, with product MKMSTRWQDWVALIAGVVALLAPLVTTTDTRATWTMVILGGLTVIASAYSLLAPSARATMGEGSHAVLGVLLFIAPWVMGFTDLSGLAWTAWITGVVAFIVGVMTLPMVSASMHHAAPTH from the coding sequence ATGAAGATGTCGACTCGATGGCAGGACTGGGTGGCCCTGATCGCCGGCGTGGTGGCACTGCTGGCTCCTCTGGTCACCACGACGGACACACGCGCGACATGGACGATGGTCATCCTCGGTGGCCTGACCGTGATCGCGTCGGCCTACTCCCTCCTCGCGCCGAGCGCGAGGGCCACGATGGGCGAGGGCTCGCACGCAGTGCTCGGGGTGCTGCTCTTCATCGCCCCGTGGGTCATGGGCTTCACCGACCTGAGCGGTCTTGCCTGGACCGCGTGGATCACCGGCGTCGTCGCGTTCATCGTCGGCGTGATGACGCTCCCGATGGTCAGCGCGAGCATGCACCACGCGGCCCCCACCCACTAG
- a CDS encoding enoyl-CoA hydratase/isomerase family protein: MPDFAPGPTGTDEVLFAVDETLGRILLNRPRTINSLTRDMVVAVRAQLLAWEQDDTVSAVTIEGAGERGLCAGGDVRAVREAHLAGTSGGVDFWADEYVLDAQIAEYPKPVIALMDGIVMGGGLGISMFADARWATERSRVAMPETIIGFFPDVAATYLLSRAPGEAGTHVAMTGTTFTGADAVHLGLADAVVDHARLPELVRAIAAGGPVEPVPAGAATSEDSALAAAHDWIDECYVGDDPAAILIRLRAHDHPDARAAAEEISLRSPLSVAVTLEALRRAAQATSVREVLQQDTRVARALLARGDFDEGVRALLVDKDRQPRWRHDSVENVSRTEVLGVFTG; encoded by the coding sequence ATGCCTGACTTCGCTCCCGGCCCCACCGGCACCGACGAGGTGCTCTTCGCCGTCGACGAGACCCTGGGCCGGATCCTGCTCAACCGGCCCCGGACCATCAACTCGCTGACCCGCGACATGGTCGTGGCCGTCCGCGCACAGCTGCTCGCCTGGGAGCAGGACGACACGGTGAGTGCCGTGACGATCGAGGGCGCGGGGGAGCGTGGTCTGTGCGCCGGCGGTGACGTCCGCGCCGTCCGTGAGGCCCACCTCGCGGGCACCTCTGGGGGAGTGGACTTCTGGGCCGACGAGTACGTCCTCGACGCGCAGATCGCCGAGTACCCCAAGCCGGTCATCGCGCTCATGGACGGCATCGTCATGGGCGGCGGTCTGGGCATCTCGATGTTTGCCGACGCCCGTTGGGCCACCGAGCGTTCCCGGGTCGCCATGCCCGAGACGATCATCGGCTTCTTCCCCGACGTCGCCGCGACCTACCTGCTCTCCCGGGCTCCGGGGGAGGCGGGGACCCACGTCGCGATGACCGGCACGACCTTCACCGGTGCCGACGCGGTGCACCTCGGCCTGGCCGACGCCGTCGTCGACCACGCGCGCCTGCCGGAGCTCGTCCGGGCCATCGCGGCCGGCGGCCCCGTGGAGCCGGTGCCCGCCGGGGCGGCGACGAGCGAGGACAGCGCCCTCGCCGCGGCCCACGACTGGATCGACGAGTGCTATGTCGGCGATGACCCGGCCGCCATCCTGATTCGGCTGCGCGCCCACGACCACCCGGACGCCCGGGCTGCCGCCGAGGAGATCTCCCTTCGCTCGCCGTTGTCCGTCGCCGTCACCCTCGAGGCATTGCGACGGGCCGCGCAGGCCACGTCCGTGCGCGAGGTGCTGCAGCAGGACACTCGCGTGGCGCGCGCCCTGCTCGCCCGGGGTGACTTCGACGAAGGGGTCCGCGCCCTGCTCGTCGACAAGGACCGGCAGCCCCGCTGGCGCCACGACTCGGTGGAAAACGTCTCGCGGACAGAGGTGCTGGGCGTCTTCACAGGTTAG
- a CDS encoding amidase, which translates to MSTTTHTPAPYDQPREEHDSRRVSAVTDDALGTLDATGVAAAIRAGSISATEAVEAAIARIAAVNPVLGATTVDDHERARSRASHLPAGTSAPFAGVPSAFKDNVTVAGLPMRMGSDALPAGPNEVDGAFVRQYLSTGVIPVATTTCPPFGWTATTERPQGRVTRNPWATGYSSGGSSGGSAALVASGALPIAHGNDGGGSIRIPAAACGLVGLKATRGRLLGDPTTDKTPIAIVVNGVLTRTVRDTAAFLAAAERFQPSGKLPPVGLVEGPGARRLRIGMMLDSPLAPATDSQTREAVEGAARLLESLGHTVDDSVQIAVPAFFKTDFEDYWGLLAMASAAQGKSLFGQDFDASQLDNVTLGLAARAKRRLHRIPLCVARLAATGIASERLFPAGTDLVLTPTLTHTTPRIGYLSADLDFETHFERLTGYVGFTPLHNANGQPSISLPLGRTDDGRPIGVMLSARKGQERLLLELAFELEAAAPLRGPGPGALAPQDGAFARIDGAAA; encoded by the coding sequence ATGAGCACCACGACGCACACGCCGGCCCCGTACGACCAGCCTCGCGAGGAGCACGACAGTCGCCGGGTGTCCGCCGTCACCGACGACGCGCTCGGCACCCTCGACGCGACAGGCGTCGCCGCGGCGATCCGGGCGGGCAGCATCAGCGCCACCGAGGCGGTGGAGGCGGCCATCGCGCGCATCGCCGCGGTCAACCCGGTGCTCGGCGCGACCACGGTCGACGACCACGAGCGGGCGCGCAGCCGCGCCAGCCACCTGCCGGCCGGGACGTCGGCCCCCTTCGCCGGGGTCCCGTCGGCCTTCAAGGACAACGTGACCGTGGCCGGGCTGCCCATGCGGATGGGCTCCGACGCCCTCCCTGCCGGGCCCAACGAGGTCGACGGGGCATTCGTCCGGCAGTACCTGTCCACCGGGGTCATCCCCGTGGCGACGACCACCTGCCCGCCCTTCGGCTGGACCGCGACCACTGAGCGCCCGCAGGGCCGGGTCACCCGTAACCCCTGGGCCACCGGGTACTCCAGCGGTGGTTCCTCCGGCGGGTCGGCCGCGCTCGTCGCCTCCGGCGCGCTGCCCATCGCGCACGGCAACGACGGTGGCGGATCCATCCGCATCCCTGCAGCCGCGTGCGGGCTCGTCGGGCTGAAGGCGACCCGCGGCCGTCTCCTCGGCGATCCGACGACCGACAAGACTCCCATCGCGATCGTGGTCAATGGCGTGCTCACCCGCACCGTCCGCGACACCGCGGCCTTCCTCGCGGCCGCCGAGCGCTTCCAGCCCTCCGGCAAGCTGCCCCCGGTCGGTCTCGTCGAGGGCCCCGGAGCTCGCCGGCTGCGGATCGGGATGATGCTCGACTCGCCCCTGGCTCCGGCCACCGACTCGCAGACCCGCGAGGCCGTCGAGGGCGCAGCCCGACTGCTCGAGAGCCTCGGCCACACCGTCGACGACAGCGTCCAGATCGCCGTCCCCGCGTTCTTCAAGACCGACTTCGAGGACTACTGGGGCCTGCTCGCCATGGCCTCTGCCGCGCAGGGCAAGTCGCTCTTCGGCCAGGACTTCGACGCCTCGCAGCTGGACAACGTCACCCTCGGTCTCGCCGCCAGGGCCAAGCGGCGGCTGCACCGCATCCCGCTGTGCGTCGCCCGCCTGGCGGCCACGGGGATCGCGTCGGAGCGGCTCTTCCCCGCCGGCACCGACCTCGTCCTCACCCCGACCCTGACGCACACCACCCCGCGCATCGGGTACCTGTCGGCGGACCTGGACTTCGAGACCCACTTCGAGCGGCTCACCGGCTATGTCGGCTTCACCCCGCTGCACAACGCCAACGGTCAGCCGTCGATCTCGCTGCCGCTGGGCCGCACCGACGACGGGCGGCCGATCGGCGTCATGCTCTCGGCCCGCAAGGGACAGGAGCGGCTCCTGCTGGAGCTGGCCTTCGAGCTGGAGGCGGCCGCTCCCCTTCGAGGCCCGGGCCCGGGGGCCCTCGCGCCTCAGGACGGCGCCTTCGCCCGCATCGACGGCGCGGCCGCCTGA